The following are encoded in a window of Variovorax paradoxus genomic DNA:
- a CDS encoding SlyX family protein translates to MEHSPNDVTERLNDLEIKSSYAEDLLEQLNMTIYRQQQQIDSLILQVAQLRLQSQNAGQDGGARNLRDELPPHY, encoded by the coding sequence ATGGAACATTCACCGAACGACGTGACAGAGCGTCTGAACGACCTCGAGATCAAGTCGAGCTATGCCGAAGACCTGCTCGAGCAGCTGAACATGACGATCTACCGGCAACAGCAGCAGATCGACAGCCTGATCCTGCAGGTCGCGCAGCTGCGGCTGCAGAGCCAGAACGCAGGGCAGGACGGGGGCGCGCGCAACCTGCGCGACGAACTCCCGCCCCACTACTGA
- a CDS encoding MFS transporter — protein sequence MSSPDSHKAWLLAAVCLAALGMPLSFTGPAVVLPAIRDTLGGTPVQLNWVTNAFMLSFGATLMAAGALADAYGRKRVFLLGLAVVALSSALLTLAPGIVAFDLARAVQGLGSAAAFAAGTAALAQLFDGPARLRAFSLIGTSFGVGLSCGSILSGWLADTVGWHAVMLSPGAVNLVALCLAAPRMRESRNPRAMGLDVPGTLSFTAALSLLTLGVLQAPDSGWGSPWVLAALAGALAMGAAFISIERRVAHPMLDLSLFRFPRFVGVQLLAAAPAYGFVVLLVLLPIRFIGLEGRSALEAGGFMFALSGPILIVPTLAAWLAHRFSTGVISAVGLLVCAVGLVWLSRCAPGTPLHGLVGPLLLIGAGIGLPWGLMDGLAVSVVPRERAGMASGIFNTVRVAGRDCVGAGGAGLTALVALQLGSASSSSVAVSQAAQRVATGDLAQALALLPGMERAGLLQAYGAAFGALLCVLAGVTVLTAVVVFVFLRGETHADAGAAALESPAC from the coding sequence ATGTCTTCCCCCGATTCCCACAAAGCCTGGCTGCTCGCTGCCGTCTGCCTCGCCGCGCTCGGCATGCCACTGAGCTTCACCGGCCCGGCCGTGGTGCTGCCCGCGATCCGCGACACGCTGGGCGGCACGCCGGTGCAGCTCAACTGGGTGACCAACGCCTTCATGCTGAGCTTCGGCGCCACGCTGATGGCGGCCGGTGCACTGGCTGATGCGTACGGGCGCAAGCGCGTCTTCTTGCTGGGCTTGGCGGTGGTGGCGCTGAGCAGTGCGCTGCTCACGCTGGCGCCGGGCATCGTCGCCTTCGACCTCGCGCGCGCCGTGCAGGGGCTGGGCTCGGCGGCGGCCTTCGCGGCGGGCACGGCGGCGTTGGCGCAGCTGTTCGACGGGCCCGCGCGCCTGCGGGCGTTCAGCCTCATCGGCACCTCGTTCGGCGTGGGGCTGTCGTGCGGGTCGATCCTGTCGGGCTGGCTGGCCGACACCGTCGGCTGGCACGCCGTGATGCTGAGCCCCGGCGCCGTGAACCTCGTCGCGTTGTGCCTGGCGGCGCCGCGCATGCGCGAGTCGCGCAATCCGCGGGCGATGGGGCTGGACGTGCCGGGCACGCTCAGCTTCACGGCCGCGCTGAGCCTGCTCACGCTGGGCGTGCTGCAGGCGCCCGACAGCGGCTGGGGCAGCCCGTGGGTGCTCGCGGCGCTGGCCGGCGCGCTGGCGATGGGCGCGGCCTTCATCTCCATCGAACGGCGCGTGGCGCACCCGATGCTCGACCTGTCGCTGTTCCGCTTTCCGCGCTTCGTCGGCGTGCAACTGCTGGCCGCGGCGCCGGCCTATGGCTTTGTCGTGCTGCTGGTGTTGTTGCCGATCCGCTTCATCGGGCTCGAAGGGCGCAGCGCGCTGGAGGCGGGCGGTTTCATGTTCGCGCTGTCGGGGCCGATCCTCATCGTGCCGACGCTCGCGGCATGGCTTGCACACCGGTTCTCGACGGGCGTGATCTCGGCCGTGGGGCTGCTGGTGTGCGCGGTGGGGCTCGTGTGGCTGAGCCGCTGCGCGCCGGGCACGCCCTTGCACGGCCTCGTGGGCCCGCTGCTGTTGATCGGTGCGGGCATCGGCCTGCCCTGGGGGCTGATGGACGGCCTGGCCGTGAGCGTGGTGCCGCGCGAACGGGCGGGCATGGCGTCGGGCATCTTCAACACCGTGCGGGTCGCGGGGAGGGATTGCGTTGGCGCTGGTGGGGCGGGGCTCACGGCGCTGGTGGCGCTGCAGCTGGGGTCGGCGTCGTCTTCGTCCGTGGCGGTGTCGCAGGCGGCACAGCGCGTGGCGACGGGCGACCTGGCGCAGGCGCTGGCCTTGTTGCCGGGCATGGAACGCGCGGGGCTGCTGCAGGCGTATGGCGCGGCGTTCGGAGCGCTGTTGTGCGTGCTGGCGGGGGTGACAGTGTTGACGGCGGTGGTGGTGTTTGTGTTCCTGCGCGGTGAGACGCATGCCGACGCTGGCGCCGCGGCGTTGGAGTCGCCGGCCTGTTGA
- a CDS encoding LysR family transcriptional regulator has translation MDSFSGLESFVRAADLQSFARAGRDLGISASAVGKNVARLEAQMGVRLFHRTTRQVRLTAEGAMFHERCRRILDELGDARAMLQDAVATPRGRLRVSLPTIGYRFLLPILPAFKARYPEIELDLDFNDRLVDVVAEGVDVAIRSGELVDSQLVARRLGPFSFVLAASPAYLAQHGVPQVPADLARHRCLRYKFVTGGKIEDWDLPGLPSQLPPGLVCNNMEAMLGAAVAGLGIAYMPDFLARDALRRGELQSVLAPHLVRRGQFSALWPSSRQLSPKVRAFVDFAGEHMFRGDGADAQTT, from the coding sequence ATGGACAGCTTCAGCGGACTCGAATCCTTCGTGCGGGCGGCCGACCTGCAGAGCTTTGCGCGGGCGGGCCGCGACCTGGGCATCTCGGCCTCGGCCGTGGGCAAGAACGTCGCGCGGCTCGAGGCGCAGATGGGTGTGCGCCTGTTTCACCGCACCACGCGGCAGGTGCGGCTCACGGCCGAGGGCGCGATGTTCCACGAGCGCTGCCGCCGCATCCTCGACGAGCTCGGCGATGCGCGCGCCATGCTGCAGGACGCCGTCGCCACGCCACGCGGCCGCCTGCGCGTGAGCCTGCCGACCATCGGCTACCGCTTTCTGCTGCCGATCCTGCCGGCGTTCAAGGCGCGCTATCCCGAGATCGAACTCGATCTCGACTTCAACGACCGGCTGGTCGACGTGGTGGCCGAAGGCGTCGACGTGGCGATCCGCAGCGGCGAGCTGGTCGACTCACAACTCGTGGCGCGCCGCCTCGGCCCGTTCAGCTTCGTGCTCGCGGCCTCGCCGGCCTACCTGGCACAGCACGGCGTGCCGCAGGTGCCGGCCGACCTCGCCCGCCACCGCTGCCTGCGCTACAAGTTCGTGACCGGCGGAAAGATCGAAGACTGGGACCTGCCCGGCCTGCCATCCCAGTTGCCGCCGGGCCTGGTCTGCAACAACATGGAAGCCATGCTGGGCGCCGCGGTTGCGGGCCTGGGCATTGCGTACATGCCCGACTTTCTGGCGCGTGATGCGTTGCGCCGCGGTGAGCTGCAGAGCGTGCTGGCGCCGCACCTCGTGCGGCGAGGGCAGTTCTCGGCACTGTGGCCATCGAGCCGGCAGTTGTCGCCGAAGGTGCGGGCGTTTGTCGACTTTGCGGGTGAGCACATGTTCAGGGGCGACGGCGCAGACGCACAAACGACCTGA
- a CDS encoding prevent-host-death protein, with translation MQIKSIDDPERHATEVVKPLLVGSDKAHEEAPVLLKVLVLGSHEIEQNQFRSSDEVFAELDQEDTSSTSA, from the coding sequence ATGCAGATCAAATCCATCGACGATCCCGAGCGTCATGCCACAGAGGTCGTGAAGCCGCTGTTGGTCGGCTCCGACAAAGCACACGAAGAAGCGCCCGTGCTGCTGAAAGTCCTGGTGCTCGGCAGTCACGAAATCGAGCAGAACCAATTCAGGTCTTCGGATGAGGTGTTCGCTGAACTGGACCAAGAAGACACGAGCAGTACTTCCGCATGA
- a CDS encoding AAA family ATPase: MRLASFQITNYRSIHDSGSIDSSQITAILGRNDSGKSNLLRALHSLNPTDGLTALSPIKDFPRHRRLDECTDDTPVVHTRWDLDASEQLALASILPRAAGVRQVTAGRGYGATRTTGFEGMGPLSIDVSDIKAKVRKIVPAVKAAAEKVADELKAPLEQEGDAFDAAMIPSPDFVKWSAGALLALQALRQALATAGAEIADKQAQMLTELEELARTIDNDQPALARARAWVLEKLPRFIYVEDYASLPGRQNIAEYLTRKGWGERTAGERNFEKLCQVAGLDPQQLQDLLAKNDLATRNQLVNRAGSVVTSEIRRVWKDRELKVRFNLDGQHLETLVSDPNAAYEVEVNLDERSRGFQWFFSFYIAFFADTKGASDAILLLDEPGLHLHAHSQADLLAHLEHDFSNQTLYTTHSPFMVPTHRLDAVRTARMSEADGTTVSNKAEGDPRTLYPLQVALALSRMGSEPVKAPPKDSAPQVEVVSAEPRVVAEAVA; this comes from the coding sequence ATGCGCTTGGCGTCATTCCAGATCACCAACTATCGCTCGATCCACGACAGCGGCTCCATCGATTCCTCCCAGATCACCGCGATCCTCGGCCGAAATGACAGCGGCAAATCGAACCTGCTGCGCGCGTTGCACAGCCTGAATCCGACCGACGGGCTCACGGCACTCAGCCCCATCAAGGACTTTCCGCGGCACCGCCGCCTCGACGAATGCACCGACGACACCCCCGTCGTGCACACGCGCTGGGACCTCGACGCCTCCGAGCAGCTGGCGCTCGCCTCCATCCTGCCGCGCGCCGCCGGCGTGCGCCAGGTCACGGCTGGCCGCGGCTACGGCGCCACGCGCACGACCGGCTTCGAGGGCATGGGCCCGCTGTCGATCGACGTGAGCGACATCAAGGCCAAGGTCCGCAAGATCGTGCCCGCCGTGAAAGCCGCGGCCGAGAAGGTCGCCGACGAACTGAAGGCGCCGCTCGAACAGGAGGGCGACGCCTTCGACGCCGCGATGATCCCGAGCCCCGACTTCGTGAAGTGGTCGGCCGGCGCACTGCTGGCATTGCAGGCCCTGCGCCAGGCGCTGGCCACGGCCGGCGCGGAAATCGCCGACAAGCAGGCGCAGATGCTGACCGAGCTCGAAGAGCTGGCACGCACGATCGACAACGACCAGCCCGCGCTGGCCCGCGCCCGCGCCTGGGTGCTGGAGAAGTTGCCGCGCTTCATCTACGTCGAGGACTACGCCTCGCTGCCCGGCCGCCAGAACATCGCCGAGTACCTCACGCGCAAGGGCTGGGGCGAGCGCACGGCCGGCGAGCGCAATTTCGAGAAGCTGTGCCAGGTGGCGGGGCTCGACCCGCAGCAGCTGCAGGACCTGTTGGCGAAGAACGATCTGGCGACGCGCAACCAGTTGGTGAACCGTGCGGGCTCGGTCGTCACGTCGGAAATCCGCCGCGTCTGGAAAGACCGCGAACTCAAGGTCCGCTTCAACCTCGACGGGCAGCACCTGGAGACGCTGGTGTCCGACCCCAACGCTGCCTACGAGGTGGAAGTGAACCTGGACGAACGCAGCCGCGGCTTCCAGTGGTTCTTCTCGTTTTACATCGCCTTCTTCGCGGACACGAAGGGCGCGAGCGATGCGATCCTGCTGCTGGACGAGCCCGGTCTGCACCTGCACGCGCATTCACAGGCCGATCTGCTGGCGCACCTGGAGCATGACTTCAGCAACCAGACCCTCTATACGACGCACTCGCCGTTCATGGTGCCGACCCACCGCCTCGACGCGGTGCGCACGGCCCGCATGAGCGAGGCCGATGGCACGACGGTGAGCAACAAGGCCGAGGGCGATCCGCGCACGCTGTATCCGCTGCAGGTGGCGCTGGCGTTGAGCCGGATGGGAAGCGAACCTGTAAAGGCGCCGCCCAAGGACAGCGCCCCGCAGGTCGAGGTGGTGTCCGCCGAGCCAAGAGTCGTCGCTGAAGCTGTCGCTTGA
- a CDS encoding ABC transporter permease: MNASLRLGWRTLWRDLRAGELRLLIVAVVLAVAALTAVGFFADRLQGGLQRDARQLLGGDAVIVSDNPTPEAFITQAQSLGLAGTGTFGFPTMARAEEAQGGASKLVALKAVTPGYPLRGNLQTATTAEGAGTVTRDVPASGEVWVDASLLDSLGLKVGDTLLLGDTGLRVGRVITLEPDRGAGFMSFSPRVMLNQADVARTGLVQPASRVGYRYAVAGDDAAVKRFSDWAEATIKKGELRGVRLDSFEGGRPEMRQTLDRAEKFLSLVALLAALLSAVAVALAARGFAASHLDDCAMLRVLGQSQRTIAAAYAFEFAMIGTVASAIGVAIGFAVHYVFVLLLAGLVETALPAATLWPVAFGLGMGLTLLFAFGLPPVLQLARVPPLRVIRRDVGGLKPASLAVLGIGVAGFAALLMAASSDIKLGLIAVGGFAGAVAVFALLSWLAVKVLRRSVNETTAPRWLVLATRQISARPAYAVVQVSALAVGLLALVLLVLLRTDLVASWRKATPPDAPNRFVINVMPEQSDAFQKTLRDAGVAKFDWYPMIRGRLVAINDKPVTPDDYTEDRAKRLVDREFNLSNSTAAPAHNAVTAGTWTPEAKNEVSVEEGLAETLGLKLGDTLRFDIGGMQNDARITSLRKVDWGSLHANFFVMYTVASLADVPVTYMGAFRAPETRGFDNALVRSFPNVTNVDMSATINQVQRVLDQVIRAVEFLFGFTLAAGLVVLFAAVTATREERAREFAVMRAVGARASLLRQVQRAELIGVGLLAGFLASIVASVIGWGLARYVFEFTWTASPLVPVAGALAGAVLALAAGWWGLRDVLRRPVVDTLRRAAE, encoded by the coding sequence ATGAATGCTTCCCTTCGCCTTGGCTGGCGCACGCTCTGGCGCGACCTGCGCGCCGGCGAGCTGCGCCTCTTGATCGTGGCCGTGGTGCTGGCCGTGGCCGCGCTCACGGCGGTCGGCTTCTTTGCCGACCGGCTGCAGGGCGGATTGCAGCGCGACGCGCGCCAGCTGCTGGGCGGCGACGCGGTGATCGTGAGCGACAACCCGACGCCCGAAGCATTCATCACGCAGGCCCAATCGCTCGGCCTTGCGGGCACCGGCACCTTCGGCTTTCCCACCATGGCGCGGGCCGAAGAGGCGCAGGGCGGCGCCAGCAAGCTCGTGGCCCTGAAGGCCGTGACGCCGGGCTATCCGCTGCGCGGCAACCTGCAGACGGCCACCACGGCCGAAGGCGCGGGCACGGTGACGCGCGACGTGCCGGCCTCGGGCGAAGTGTGGGTCGATGCCTCGCTGCTCGACTCGCTGGGCCTGAAGGTCGGCGACACGCTGCTGCTGGGCGACACCGGGCTGCGCGTGGGCCGCGTGATCACGCTCGAGCCCGACCGGGGCGCGGGCTTCATGAGTTTTTCTCCGCGCGTGATGCTCAACCAGGCCGACGTGGCACGCACCGGCCTCGTGCAGCCGGCCAGCCGCGTGGGCTACCGCTACGCCGTGGCGGGCGACGATGCCGCCGTGAAGCGCTTCAGCGACTGGGCCGAGGCGACCATCAAGAAGGGCGAACTGCGCGGCGTGCGGCTCGACTCCTTCGAGGGCGGCCGGCCCGAGATGCGCCAGACGCTCGACCGCGCCGAGAAATTCCTGAGCCTCGTCGCGCTGCTCGCGGCGCTGCTGTCGGCCGTGGCCGTGGCGCTCGCTGCGCGTGGCTTCGCGGCCAGCCACCTCGACGACTGCGCGATGCTGCGTGTGCTCGGCCAGAGCCAGCGCACCATCGCCGCGGCCTATGCCTTCGAGTTCGCCATGATCGGCACCGTGGCCAGCGCCATCGGCGTGGCCATCGGCTTCGCCGTCCACTATGTGTTCGTGCTGCTGCTGGCCGGGCTGGTCGAAACCGCCTTGCCCGCTGCCACGCTGTGGCCCGTGGCCTTCGGCCTGGGCATGGGGCTCACGCTGCTGTTCGCCTTCGGCCTGCCGCCGGTGCTGCAGCTGGCGCGCGTGCCGCCGCTGCGCGTGATCCGCCGCGACGTGGGCGGGCTCAAGCCTGCATCGCTCGCCGTGTTGGGCATCGGCGTGGCGGGCTTTGCGGCGCTGCTGATGGCGGCCAGCAGCGACATCAAGCTGGGCCTCATCGCGGTCGGCGGCTTTGCCGGTGCCGTGGCCGTGTTCGCGCTCCTGAGTTGGCTGGCGGTGAAGGTGCTGCGCCGCAGCGTCAACGAAACGACTGCGCCGCGCTGGCTGGTGCTGGCCACGCGGCAGATCTCGGCGCGGCCGGCGTACGCCGTGGTGCAGGTCAGCGCGCTCGCCGTGGGCCTGCTGGCGCTGGTGCTGCTCGTGCTGCTGCGCACCGACCTCGTCGCGAGCTGGCGCAAGGCCACGCCGCCCGATGCGCCCAACCGCTTCGTCATCAACGTGATGCCCGAGCAGAGCGACGCGTTCCAGAAGACGCTGCGCGACGCGGGCGTCGCCAAGTTCGACTGGTACCCGATGATCCGCGGCCGGCTGGTTGCGATCAACGACAAGCCCGTGACGCCCGACGACTACACCGAGGACCGCGCCAAGCGCCTCGTGGACCGTGAGTTCAACCTGAGCAACAGCACCGCCGCGCCCGCGCACAACGCCGTCACCGCCGGCACCTGGACGCCCGAGGCGAAGAACGAGGTGAGCGTGGAAGAAGGCCTGGCCGAGACGCTGGGCCTGAAGCTCGGCGACACCCTGCGCTTCGACATCGGCGGCATGCAGAACGATGCGCGCATCACCTCGCTGCGCAAGGTCGACTGGGGCTCGCTGCACGCCAACTTCTTCGTGATGTACACCGTGGCCTCGCTGGCCGATGTGCCCGTGACCTACATGGGCGCCTTCCGCGCGCCCGAGACGCGCGGCTTCGACAACGCGCTGGTGCGCAGCTTCCCCAACGTGACCAACGTCGACATGAGTGCCACCATCAACCAGGTGCAGCGCGTGCTCGACCAGGTGATCCGCGCGGTCGAGTTCCTGTTCGGCTTCACGCTCGCGGCCGGGCTGGTGGTGCTGTTCGCGGCCGTCACGGCCACGCGTGAAGAGCGTGCGCGCGAATTCGCCGTGATGCGCGCCGTGGGCGCGCGCGCCAGCCTGCTGCGGCAGGTGCAGCGCGCCGAGCTGATCGGCGTCGGCCTGCTGGCGGGCTTTCTCGCGAGCATCGTCGCTTCGGTGATCGGCTGGGGGCTGGCGCGCTACGTGTTCGAGTTCACCTGGACCGCGTCGCCGCTCGTGCCGGTCGCGGGCGCGCTGGCCGGTGCGGTGCTTGCGCTGGCGGCGGGGTGGTGGGGCTTGCGCGATGTGCTGCGCCGGCCGGTGGTCGACACGCTGCGCCGCGCGGCCGAGTAG
- the selD gene encoding selenide, water dikinase SelD, producing MIEAAPSKLLNPLAPLRLTSFSHGGGCGCKIAPGVLSQILRHHGGGLIPPELMVGIETADDAAVYRLNDEQALIATTDFFMPIVDDPYEFGRIAATNAISDVYAMGGRPIMALALVAMPINELPVEVIAEIVRGGQDVCRAAGIPIAGGHTIDSVEPIYGLVAMGLVHPKRVRRNADARAGDVLVLGKPLGVGVLSAALKKQQLSEAGYRQLIENTTKLNTPGIALSALDGVHALTDVTGFGLAGHTLELARGAGLTAVVEWSRVPLLDNVIAMAAGGLVTGASGRNWAGYGGDVQLHEGLPATAQALMTDPQTSGGLLVSCAPEVAEAVLEIFRKEGFGQAAVIGRVEAGAPGLVVLP from the coding sequence ATGATCGAAGCCGCACCTTCCAAGCTCCTGAATCCGTTGGCGCCGCTGCGGCTCACCAGCTTCTCGCATGGGGGCGGCTGCGGCTGCAAGATCGCGCCGGGCGTGCTGTCGCAGATCCTGCGCCACCATGGGGGCGGGCTGATTCCGCCCGAACTCATGGTCGGCATCGAGACCGCCGACGACGCGGCAGTCTACCGGCTCAACGACGAGCAGGCGCTGATCGCCACCACCGACTTCTTCATGCCCATCGTGGACGACCCCTACGAGTTCGGCCGCATCGCCGCGACCAACGCGATCAGCGACGTCTACGCGATGGGCGGGCGCCCGATCATGGCGCTGGCGCTGGTCGCCATGCCGATCAACGAACTGCCGGTGGAGGTCATCGCCGAGATCGTGCGCGGCGGGCAGGACGTGTGCCGCGCGGCCGGCATTCCCATTGCGGGCGGCCACACCATCGATTCGGTCGAGCCGATCTACGGGCTGGTCGCGATGGGGCTGGTGCACCCGAAGCGTGTGCGGCGCAACGCCGACGCGCGGGCGGGCGACGTGCTGGTGCTCGGCAAGCCGCTGGGCGTGGGCGTGTTGTCGGCGGCGCTCAAGAAACAGCAGCTGTCCGAGGCCGGCTACCGCCAGCTGATCGAGAACACGACCAAGCTCAACACGCCCGGCATCGCGCTGTCGGCGCTCGACGGCGTGCATGCGCTGACCGACGTCACCGGCTTCGGCCTGGCCGGCCACACGCTCGAACTCGCACGCGGCGCGGGGCTCACCGCAGTGGTCGAATGGTCGCGCGTGCCGCTGCTCGACAACGTGATCGCGATGGCGGCCGGTGGGCTGGTCACGGGGGCGTCGGGGCGCAACTGGGCGGGCTACGGCGGCGACGTGCAGTTGCACGAAGGCTTGCCGGCGACGGCGCAGGCGCTGATGACCGATCCGCAGACGTCGGGGGGCTTGCTTGTGAGTTGCGCGCCTGAAGTGGCCGAGGCGGTGCTGGAGATCTTCCGGAAGGAGGGCTTCGGGCAGGCGGCGGTGATCGGGCGCGTCGAGGCCGGCGCGCCGGGCCTCGTCGTGCTGCCGTAG
- a CDS encoding putative selenate ABC transporter substrate-binding protein, whose amino-acid sequence MQTKQTVSRLAIALALSLTAVGAFAQGVLRVSAIPDEAPTELQRKFTPLGDYLKKETGMDVQFTPVTDYAAVVEGLATNKIDMAWLGGFTFVQARIRTNGGAVPIVQRAEDEVFTSKFIVPIDSPAKTLADLKGKTFAFGAPSSTSGSLMPRYFLLQAGINPEKDFKTVAFSGAHDATVAFVAASRAEAGVLNASVWDKLVESKNPNAAKVRVLATTPTYYDYNWTVRPGMDAALQKKLTDAFLKLDPANPAHKEIMALQRASKFIPTKSSNYDGIETAGKSAGLIK is encoded by the coding sequence ATGCAAACGAAACAAACCGTGTCCCGGCTGGCGATTGCCCTCGCCCTGTCCCTCACCGCCGTGGGCGCCTTCGCCCAGGGCGTGCTGCGCGTGTCGGCCATTCCCGACGAGGCGCCCACCGAGCTGCAGCGCAAGTTCACGCCGCTGGGCGACTACCTGAAGAAGGAAACCGGCATGGACGTGCAGTTCACGCCCGTGACCGACTACGCCGCCGTGGTCGAAGGCCTGGCGACGAACAAGATCGACATGGCCTGGCTCGGCGGCTTCACCTTCGTGCAGGCGCGCATCCGCACCAACGGCGGCGCGGTGCCGATCGTGCAGCGCGCGGAAGACGAGGTGTTCACCAGCAAGTTCATCGTGCCGATCGACAGCCCCGCCAAGACCCTGGCCGACCTGAAGGGCAAGACCTTCGCCTTCGGCGCGCCCTCGTCCACCTCGGGCAGCCTGATGCCGCGCTACTTCCTGCTGCAGGCCGGCATCAACCCCGAGAAGGACTTCAAGACCGTCGCGTTCTCGGGCGCGCACGACGCCACCGTGGCCTTCGTGGCCGCCTCGCGCGCCGAAGCGGGTGTGCTCAACGCCTCGGTGTGGGACAAGCTGGTCGAGTCGAAGAACCCCAACGCCGCCAAGGTGCGCGTGCTCGCGACCACGCCGACCTACTACGACTACAACTGGACCGTGCGCCCGGGCATGGACGCGGCGCTGCAGAAGAAGCTGACGGATGCGTTCCTGAAGCTCGACCCGGCCAACCCGGCGCACAAGGAGATCATGGCGCTGCAGCGTGCGAGCAAGTTCATCCCGACGAAGTCGTCGAACTACGACGGCATCGAGACGGCGGGCAAGTCGGCGGGACTGATCAAGTGA
- a CDS encoding phosphonate ABC transporter ATP-binding protein — protein sequence MSFSLEAISVVHPNGQRALAGVTLAANNGERIAVIGPSGAGKTTLLRVLGAALRPGEGEVQALGQHPWRLPARALKQLRARIGTVHQAPPIAPRLRVVTAVLAGRLGQWSVPRALGSLFYPSDIAGAHEALARLALEDRLFDRCDRLSGGQLQRVGIARVLYQRPALLLADEPVSALDPTLSHAAVGQLVAQSESTGATLVASLHAVDLALRWFPRIVGMRDGQVAFDLPAAEVTPALLEALYASEGGVATQGPLPLAQPVGTAEPAFHRPDCP from the coding sequence GTGAGCTTCTCCCTCGAGGCCATCAGCGTCGTCCACCCCAACGGCCAGCGCGCGCTGGCCGGCGTGACGCTGGCCGCGAACAACGGCGAGCGCATCGCCGTCATCGGGCCCTCGGGCGCGGGCAAGACCACGCTGCTGCGTGTGCTGGGCGCGGCGCTGCGGCCCGGCGAGGGCGAGGTGCAGGCGCTGGGCCAGCACCCGTGGCGGCTGCCGGCCCGCGCGCTCAAGCAGCTGCGCGCGCGCATTGGCACCGTGCACCAGGCGCCGCCGATCGCGCCGCGCCTGCGCGTGGTCACGGCCGTGCTCGCGGGCCGGCTCGGCCAGTGGTCGGTGCCACGCGCGCTGGGCTCGCTTTTCTATCCGTCCGACATCGCGGGCGCGCACGAGGCGCTGGCCCGGCTCGCGCTCGAAGACCGGCTGTTCGACCGCTGCGACCGCCTCTCGGGCGGTCAGCTGCAGCGCGTGGGCATCGCGCGCGTGCTGTACCAGCGCCCCGCGCTGCTGCTGGCGGACGAGCCGGTGTCGGCGCTCGACCCCACGCTGTCGCATGCGGCCGTGGGCCAGCTGGTCGCGCAGAGTGAATCGACCGGCGCCACGCTGGTCGCGTCGCTGCATGCGGTCGACCTGGCGCTGCGCTGGTTTCCGCGCATCGTGGGCATGCGCGACGGGCAGGTCGCCTTCGACCTGCCGGCCGCCGAAGTGACGCCGGCGCTGCTCGAGGCGCTCTATGCGAGCGAAGGCGGCGTGGCGACGCAGGGGCCGCTGCCGCTTGCGCAGCCGGTCGGCACCGCCGAGCCGGCCTTCCATCGGCCGGACTGCCCGTGA
- a CDS encoding PhnE/PtxC family ABC transporter permease translates to MTATTTLSSPALRDPQAGRRLAGWLAALVIAWPMLALSEFKPWALFGSGQLAVIGGFLAGFFPPDGSPAFLALLAKATLETLAMATAGTAMALLIGAPLGFVTTRALSISRIGPGPGRLQAGIVRQAARWLLMVLRAIPEIVWALLFVRALGLGPAAGVLALAITYGGMLGKVYAEILESTDTRPARALLESGSGRLAALCYGLLPHTAQELASYTVYRWECAVRASVVMGFVGAGGLGQLMDQSMKMLNGGEASSILLVFLALVLLADMLSNALRKLLA, encoded by the coding sequence GTGACGGCCACGACCACGTTGTCGTCTCCCGCCCTGCGCGATCCGCAGGCAGGCCGCCGGCTGGCCGGCTGGCTCGCGGCGCTGGTCATCGCGTGGCCGATGCTGGCGCTCTCCGAATTCAAGCCGTGGGCGCTGTTCGGCAGCGGGCAGCTCGCCGTCATCGGCGGCTTTCTCGCGGGCTTCTTTCCGCCCGACGGCTCGCCGGCTTTTCTCGCACTGCTCGCCAAGGCCACGCTCGAGACGCTCGCCATGGCCACGGCCGGCACGGCCATGGCGCTGCTGATCGGCGCGCCGCTGGGCTTCGTGACCACGCGGGCGCTCTCCATCTCTCGCATCGGACCCGGCCCCGGCCGGCTGCAGGCCGGCATCGTCCGCCAGGCGGCGCGCTGGCTGCTGATGGTGCTGCGCGCCATTCCCGAAATCGTGTGGGCGCTGCTGTTCGTGCGCGCGCTCGGGCTCGGACCCGCGGCCGGCGTGCTGGCGCTGGCCATCACCTACGGCGGCATGCTGGGCAAGGTCTACGCCGAGATCCTCGAATCGACCGACACGCGCCCCGCGCGCGCCCTGCTCGAAAGCGGCAGCGGCCGGCTCGCGGCGCTGTGCTATGGCCTGCTGCCGCACACGGCGCAGGAGCTGGCCTCGTACACCGTGTACCGCTGGGAATGCGCGGTGCGCGCCTCGGTGGTGATGGGTTTCGTGGGCGCGGGTGGCCTCGGGCAGCTGATGGACCAGTCGATGAAGATGCTCAACGGCGGCGAGGCCAGCAGCATCCTGCTCGTGTTTCTCGCGCTCGTGCTGCTGGCCGACATGCTGAGCAACGCATTGCGAAAGCTGCTGGCATGA